TGACAAGCCGCATCCCTGCACCATAGAGATGCTGCCGCACCgccttccggggccgccgccccggctcaCAGCCACCTacccgaggccgccgcctcggcatCCTCCAACGCAGACGGTAAGGCAACGCAGTCCGGCAAACAAACCACCCTCGCCGAGTGAAGTTCACGCCCTCCaaagacgacgcctccaagaagggaagcgacgagaccgccgccgtcgcccgctcTGACCGAGGCAAGAGCTTGGGTTTTCACCCAGAGGGCACGAATCCTCGAAAGCAGGAGAGGTAGAAGCTCCATgacgatgcctccaagaaggggaACGGCGCCCTGAGGCGTCGCCATCGTCGGCACCGACCAAGTCGGGCAGAGCTTTCGCTCGGAGCAAGCACCCTACCGCCGAGGCTTCCTTCACCGGTAGGGAAGCCGGAGCACGCCATCATGCGCGCCAGCACCGTCGACCACCTCGCCCACCATgacgccgccgctgcccgggATCTCCGCCCCGGCACACCACCACCAACCAGCAGCCGCTGCAACCTGCAGCACCTCCACGGCCAGAGGCCCCTCGCTggccagcacctccaccaccacgacgCCCAGACCTCCCGCGCCCTCGCTGGCCCGCAAGGCCCAGATCCGGCCCAGCCGAGCCCGACCACGCCCGGCGCCGCCGCGCCCCGCCACACCCGCACAGCCACCGCGAGCAGGCCGAAGCCAGCGCCGCCGCGcccgccacgccgccgcgcccGTCGCACACCGCATCCCGCCGCCGCGGTTCCCCCAATCCGCGAGCTAGTCTCCGCCGGCCGGAGAGAGAACAGGTCCTGCCGCCGCCGCTCCAcgtgggctttgcccggcggagaCCACCGGCGACGGCAGGGGAGGAGGGGGCGGAGGGGGAGGGGTGGTTACTGGAGGCTGGTGTCGCCGCCCGTGTCGCCCAGGGGAGGAGCGACGCGGGGGCCTTTTTTTGAAAAGCTTCTGAATATGCTGTAGACAGTAGCGGATTGTATGATGGAGTGAGTGGATGGCTGCCGGGAAGAGGTGCCACATCGCATCGGCTAATCCTCGGGTTTACTTTTGTGCTGGGACACATTAAGATTTTTTTTGCAGGTACGAAAACAAAGAATTAAGAGGGAAcaatagggggggggggggagccgACACACACGATGACCCTCTTGATCTTATTTCATTTCGAAAACTAATTACTGGTCAAATTAGATGCGGGTGTTTCAATGACGAGCACCTGTAGTGGGTTTCCCTGCGATGCATTGGACTCGCTCTCCTCTTTCCCGTTCGGGCTGTTCCTTTTACACCTTCTCTGACGATTGTATTTTCGTTACTCATgtaacggggggggggggggggggggcccccACACACACGATGACCCTCTTGATCTTATTTCATTTCGAAAACTAATTACTGGTCAAATTAGATGCGGGTGTTTCAATGACGACGAGCACCTGTAGTGGGTTTCCCTACGATGCGTTGGACTCGCTCTCCTCTTTCCCGTCCGGGCCGTTCCTTTTACACCTTCTCTGACGACTGTATTTTCATTACTCAGTTTGGATGTCGAAAATATGTTGAAGAGATATTGCAATGCACCAACCATACTCACGTAACAGGTAGAGTCATCTTCCCCAAGTATTTCACCCTCTATGAAGGACAATAGGTGTGGTGCTTCATGCCAAGCTCTCTTAATTTTCATCTTAAAAAAACTCTCTTAACGAGGGTCGTGGCCTTGGCCACAACTAGGCGGTGACCGTGGCCACCACCACAAGTACGCCGTGGTCATATTCACTCTTTAGTATATAAATACATCTGAATTATGTTTCTAACCACCAGCCAAATATAATTTGTAAGAGGCCACAAGAACAAATGTTACTGAGTCTTATGCCCATCGCAAAACTCACATAGTTCTACTTTCTTTCACCCTCTTTTTAATAAATTTTCTTTGGTCAGAATTCTGTTTCTAACCACcagccagaaaactttgatccTCAAAGGCATTTTGAGGGTCCACAAAACTTTATAAATGGAGAAAGTAGTACTTTCTTTTGTTATATCCAACATTTTTTAGATGAAGAAAGTAGTACTTAACAACCTTAATATCCACATGCATTTAACAGATACTTAACATATGGATCCATGATCATATCATGCGTCTCAACGTCCTCGAACTAATGTTTCGGTTGCAGTTCGTTGAGAGCAGAAGGAACCTTACTCTAGCAAGCTCGCAAGTGGGGCTTGAAGATGACAGGTGTGGAGTCGCGTGATTCATTTCGGATTACTCATTCTATAACGGTTTAATAGATGCGTACACAACTTAAGACAAATTTTACCTGTTAATTCGTTCAACaacatatcatttatatacacaatAGCTATACTACTAGATTCATATTTTAAAAAGCTTTGCAGAGATATATATTTATgatatataatttatattttattagcTAAAATCATTGTTAAAGTGTACCTTACATACGTGCCTATTAAACTGATCTGGAGGAGGTAATGAGAATCGGGCAGGAACTCTAACCTAgaacatctcaaaaaaaaaagataaaaacaCATCTTACCTGGAAGCAAAATCAATTTTTTCAAAATAATACAAACCAAATTTATAAATAGTACGTGATTTTACAAAATTTGGAATCTAGAACTCGGTCGGCGCGCTAGTTGGCCAATCGGCCACTAGCCAGCCGATTGAGAGCTCGCCCGCAAACTGAGTCCTACATTCGGAAATTTTTAAAGTCACATAGTATTTGTAAAATTAATTTTAAAAATCGTAGTATTATTTTAAAAACAAATCGCGCCGGAAGGCGGCGACCTCGGCCTCGGCCTcagggccggcgacgacgacctcgcTGAAGGTGGGCGACGCGCTGCGGTCGGGCCGGCGGCGGTTCACGGAGGCCGACGTGGCGGCGTACGCGGCGGTGAGCGGCGACCGTAACCCGGTGCACCTGGACGACGCCTTCGCCCGCGGGGCCGGCGGGTTCGCGCGCGGCCGCGTTGTCCACGGCATGCTCGCCGCCTCCCTCTTCCCTGCCCTCATCGCCTCTCGCTTCGTACGCATCCCCtgatcccctcccctccctctccgGCGTTCCGCCGAACACTCTGCAGGCATGACGAGCCCGATCTGATCGGTGGTTTGCTTTGCGACGATGCAGCCCGGAGCGGTGTACGCGAGCCAGTCGCTCAGGTTCGCCGCGCCGGTTTACGTCGGCGACGAGGCGGCCGCGGAGGTGCGGGCGCTCAACATCAAATCCGCCGGCGGGAGGCACATGTACGTACCCACTATCATCTATCTAACCCCATCTCCTCTCTTCGTTCTATAGACCACTGCTGTTCTTCATGCTGTAACTGATCAGCTCTGTGCTGATTGCAGCGTCAAGTTCACCACCAAGTGCTTCGCCAACGGCCATGAAGATGGCAAGGACACTCTCGCCATTGATGGCGAGGCCATGGTGTTCCTGCCCACGCTGCAGCTCGGCTCGGAGGCCATTGCTGAGTAACAAGTACGTTGAGTTGATGCAAATGCTGTCATGATCTTAGCTTGTTTTGGTGGATCAATCTGCTGTAAACGCTTCTTCTTGCTTTGTTAGAGCTCTGGAATATCCGTCTGTTTTTTCCTTGCTTAGAGAGTTCATGCACTATTGTACTGTGAGATGGTTATTACCTAAAGTGAGTGATCCATGACAATTCCTTTTTATATTATCAAATTAAGATCTTCAAGCTGTTGCAAACTATAAGATCATACAAGCAAGGCGAGTTCTGGCATGAAAACTATGGATCAAATTCTGTCAAAAAACTGAATTATTAATCATTTGAATTGGCCCAACTCTGAACCTCAGCGAACAGCATCACCAGCGAGCAACACATCACAGCAAGCAAGACAGATATCATCACCTTTACTGAATTTATCCTTCTTCTCAAATTCATCCCAGCTAAATATAGTTTTAAGATGTTATTCGCGGCAACGCGGTACCGAAATCGCAAATTTAGAGCAAGGCATCATTATACACCAAAGTTTTTTAAAAGTACACACAGCTCCCCCTTAAGTAAAATGATCACCAGATACTAATACTCTACACTGGGTTGCTCCCTGAGGTTATGCCCTGAGGTATTCTGGCAGCTGCAGGGGCCTTCTTGCTTGGCTTCTCCTTCGATGATATATGCCGCAGAAATAATGGGGATTCAAGCCCACAgtcttttgtttttcatcccaagtTTCATTAGATGAATGTCATTGCTGTTATACCCTTCTTTCGTTAACAATAGGGCCATGTCCCATGGAGCCTCAACTACATGTCAAAAAAACCCAATACAGGCACGGCGTGCAGTTTAccagaaggaaaaaaaaaagggTACAATATGCTGGTGCATCCGTATGAACTATGGCACGAGCTTTGGCAGCGTAAGCGGCCCGTGGAGGCTTGCGAGGATATTGGCGGCGAGGCACAAGAAGCGCAGCGCTCATCTCGGGATGGTCGGACAGTAGGGCTTGGCCTTTGGCAGCGGAAACAGCTCATGGAGGCTTGCGGGATACGGGCAGCAAGGCACAAGCAGCGCAGTGCTCGTCTCGGGTGGATGGCCAGTAGGGCTCAGCGACGAACAGGTACACACCATCGTATGCATTCCTAATTGCTTGATATGGGTGCGCTCCATTCTACCTGCAGACTTCGGTCTCGGCTCCGCTCTGTTCTACTAGTTTGCTTAGGTGAATTTCGTGCTTGAGTCATGTTAGATTTAAGATTTAGTATCCAATCTGATGGAACATCATCTCCTGAAAAGTCTACCTGGATTTACTGTAGCGCATTTGTTGATCTCTACCTGCTCGTGTTGGGCTTCTTGAAGTATTACTGTTGAATTcataattaaatatgttaaaacatAACAAGAAAATGTCAAAAATGACACAAATTGCTAATGCCAAATACAATAGTGTCACTAACTGAATTTAAAGTAAAGCCCACAATAACATGGTACTTTTCTACTTCTTTTTACATTACTTCTGGTATGAGCAACTATCATTCTACCAAAAAAATACGCTTCAGCCGACCTGCATGTTTGAGGCCTCATGCTTGATCCTCAGGATCTCATTACAAACTTGTCCCATTTCTGGTCGCGCTCTGGGTGATGTCATGGAGCAGGAAAGCGCTATTTTGACCAGTGGAATGACACAACTCTCCATCACATATGCTGCATTGCTGTCATGTTGTAGCATTTCGGGATCAATAATCCCGCAGATGTTCTTCGGAAATGCTCTATCAACAGTTTCATGAAGGGTTGTACCGTCCTTAAATTTCTCAGCAGTTGGACTACACCCTGTTACCATTTGTAACAGAACCACTCCGAAACTGTAGACATCGCCCTTGGTCGATATCTCTTCGCTCATGCCATACTCTGCATTTACATTCATGTACATGTGACAGATTTAGAATGCACACAAATCTGTACAAATCTAGAAGAACAAGCAGAATTGAAAAAGCCTGTCTCACCTGGTGGGATGTATCCGATGGACCCTTTTAGGCTAGCCAAACTTGTTGAACCATCTTCATGTGCATTCAATGTAGTGAATAGAGATCTTGCTATGCCAAAGTCGCTGACATACGCAGTCATGTCATGATCTAAAAGAATATTGCTTGGCTTCAAGTCGCAATGTATTAGTGGAGATGCACACTGGTTATGAAGATAATCCAAAGAAAAAGCTACATCCAAGCCAATATTGATTCTCTGGCTTAGAGTTAGAATATACTTTTCGCTTTCATGGCCCTTTGGATGCAGCCACTTTTCTAGGTTCCCATTGGGCATGTATTGAAACACGATGGCCTTGAAATCTGCCCCGATAGAATCCACTGAAGAGCATGTAGTGATGATTTTGACAAGATTTCGATGGCGTACATTTCGTAGGGCTTCACACTCTGCATTGAAGCTTCTATCTGCTCCATAAATGTCAAGTTTAAATATCTTGATGGCAACTTGATCTTTCTGAAACTGCAGACTTCCCTTATAAACCATTCCAAATGACCCCGAGCCAATCAGGTGTTCAGAAGAGAACCTATTTGTTGCACCTATGATGTCTTCATATGAAATATTCTTTATGCACCCATCTAATCATTGCAAAGTCGAATTTATGTGCATTCTCTTTCTCCAATAAATTTTTGCAATGCATGACAAAATGATTATAACAACAACAATTGGCACTACGATCTCTAGGACTAGAATCAATAATTTGTGTCTTCTTTTCCTGTCAACCAGTGCAGGACAAAGAGGCATACCTCTTGTTGGAACGCTTGCACACAGATGATCATTTCCTTCAAGTGACAATGTGCTAGCATTGTCAAAAACACCTCCTCTTGGAACTGCTCCACTGAAATTGTTGAAGGATAACTTGAGATCTTGCAGAGAGCTCAATTTCGTCAGTAACACTGGGATGTTTCCAGACAAATTATTCTGTGAAATATCCATCTTTTCTATGCCGGCTAAGTTCACAAAAGACTGTGGAATGCTTCCTACAAAAAAATTGTCTTGCATCTCAAGAAACTCCAGAACCAAACACTGTCCAAGAGTGGATGGGATGTTGCCGGACAAGCTGTTATTTGAGATGCTAATTTTCTTCAAATTAATGAGATTTCCAACTTCCTTTGGCACTTCTCCAGATAGATAATTGTGCGACAAGTCAAATTCATAAAGCAAATAAGTTTTAAATATTTCCCTAGGTATACTCCCATCTAGTGAGTTATAAGAAAGGTTGAGCTTTTGGAGTTGAGTGCATCTTCCAATACTTGCAGGTATCCTTCCAGTGAGGTTGTTCCCGTCCAACTTTAGAGCAATCAGCTTAACAAGATTGCCAATATTATCAGGGATTTCGCCTGTGAGTCTGTTATGTGCCAAGGTTAGATCGACCAAGCTGTTCAAGTTCCCAATTGTGGTTGGTATATCGCCAGTGAGATGATTGTAATCCATGTACAACATGGTGAGGCTCTTGAGGCTACTTATCTCTGGTGGTATATGTCCAGAAATTTTATTTTCACTTAGCCACAACCACTGAAGGCTAGCGGAAAGATTGCTGACTGAACTTGGTAATTCCCCTTGAAGATTGATCCCAACCAGAAGCAACATAGTCAATCTAGAGCAATTGGACAGTGAAGAGACAAAGTCCCAGTTACCTGCTTCTAGCCTATTATATGACAAATCAATTTCCTCCAAATTTGGCAATGACCCAAAGAATGGTCTGTAGACAGTGAAGCTGTTGTTATATAGGTAAAGCTGGCTCAGGTGGGAAGCACTGGTAAGGGAAGCTGGTATTGGACCATCAAACATGTTGGTTGAGAGGATTAATCCCTCAATATTTGGGAGTGTGTATCCAATGTCGCAGGGTAATCTTCCAACAAGCGAGTTGTTTGCCATGCCGAGGAATGTCAAGGATGACATGTTGAAGAGAGATGGCGGAACTGCCCCGGATAAGTCGTTTACACTAAGGGTCAGTACCTGTAGTGTTGGAATGTGGCCTAAGCTCTCTGGGATGCTCCCAACTAAATTGTTCTGTGTAAGACGAAGATAAAGTAGGGAGGAAAGGTTACCCAGTGAGGAAGGTATTGTTCCTGAAAGATAGTTACTGCTTAAGTAGAGATACTTAATAAGGGCAGAGGTGGCTGTAAAAGAAGGTATCTGACCAACACTGTTCTGCTGGAGGCAGATAGCAGTAAGCGATGAAGTGTTGAATATGGCCTTCGGGATTTCTCCAGTAATGCTATTACTCATGAGCCTAAGCACTTTAAGAGACCTACTGTTTGCCAGGGACGCCGGGATGACACCCATGAGACCATTCATTCCAAGATCGACATAGGTGAGGTTACGGCTGCTGCTGCCCAGGGACGGCGGTATGTCGCCGGCGAGCCTGTTGCTAGAGAGAATGAGTATGCGCAGCTCAGGAAGATCCCCGAAAGCAGAAGGGATGCTCCCTTGGAGCTTGTTGTTGCTGAAGTCGATGTCTTGGAGATGCTTGCACTGACCTAGGCTAGGTGGGATCTCTCCCTGGAGGGAGTTGTTCCCCAGGCCTAGGATTTGAAGTTGGGAACATGCAGAGAGTTGAGCCGGGATGTTACCTTCTAAACTGTTCATGctgaggttaaggttgatgagccGGCCTAGAAGGCCCAGCTCAGACGGTATGGCACCATGGAAGCTGTTGTTTGAGAGCTGGAGCTTTGAGAGAGGTGAGGTTGCCGACGCAGGGTGGAATGGAGCCTGTGATGCCTTGCGAAGCAAGGTTTACCACGACGACATGACAGGGAAGCCGTGCGCTGCAAGTGACCCCATGCCAGTCGCAGAACTCCGTGGAGGCGTTACTGGTCCATGAGGCGAAAACCGTGGCTGGGCCTGAGAGTTGTGACCTGAAGCAGAGGAGAGCCTGTCTATCTATTTCGATGTCAACGTCGTCGCAGATGGCTAATGGTAGGTTGAGGAAGAAGGCGAAGAGGTAAAGAAAGCAGACAAGGCCAGCTGGAAACAAGCCACTCGGGGAGGCGGCCATTGCTGCGAGCTCTCCGTTGCACAAGGGTGTTCAAGCTAGGAATATTGTGTAACACGAGCTCACTGTAGGAACTAGATAGAAAGATGCATACATGCATCTGGAGCCTGGCTGGTGTGTATTCAAATACCATTGGCTATGCAGTATGCGGCCGATTGGATTAATTCGAGGTGGTAATTTTTGACTTGTCCAGCATGGAGTAGCAAGTCGTTGGGTTTAGTTGGAGTCACTCAAAAACCATTTGGCAAGGCGACCTTGGAGTCTAGCTGGTGTTGTTCAAAAAACATTTGGCTAACTGACTGCTTGGATTCAGTTGGGAGTGGTTATTATTGACTTTTACAGCATGGAGTAGCAAAGCCGTTGCTTTCTAGGCACTGAGATACTACAATACTTTGCATCGGCCCAGCAAGAAGCAGAGTACTCCAATCTCCCATGGTATGAGCGCTCACCTCATCTTATCTTGAATAGTCAGGCCGCACTTTTAATTCTTGGAGTGGTCTGGGACGCTGTATCTGTGAGGAACTCTGGCATTCCGACCTGATTTCTGAAAGCATAAATACACATGCAAGCAGCTAACTAGCTTACTCGGGAGAGGGAAGACAGACTCGCTTCTTTTTGAGAAAATCGATCAACCTTCTTAGAGAGAGGGGATTGATGGCAGTCGTTCTGCTATCCGCTGCGCAAGGATGCGATGGTCCTGCCGTTGAGCATCCAGCCGTTCCAGGCGCCGATGATACGTCCTCGGCTGCAGTAGAGCCTCCAGCCGTTCCAGATGTCGGTAATACGTCCTCGGCTTCTCCTGCCGTTAACCCTCCTCCAGCCGTTCCAGGCGGTGACATCCTGGATGCTGATCCGACAGTTCAACCTCCACCAGCTCCAGGTAACTTCTGAGAGCTTTTGAGCCTTTGGTTCTTTTTTTTCCTTTATTAATCTAGACAACTGTGAATTAATTCATAGATGTGACTCTGATGGAGTAGTTTTCTTATGGAAAACTAAAACTGTATTTCATCGATTTCTACTACTCTGTAACAGTTATTCCATGCCGTTGCAGTTTCATCGGATGGTCCAACTCACAGCTTCCGTCCCATTAAGCGTCCAGGGGACATCGATCCATGTTCATCGAATTCCTGATGGACCTAAGGGGCCCCAGGGAGCTCAGTAGCCACAGAATCAAGACAAGCTGGTGTAAACACTAGAATTTGCCTTTCATCCCATTGATCGTCCTTTGGGAGGGcattcttagggcatctccagcgggccgacgcatttcggacgtccgaaatgtccgtttgcgtcggcccgcaGACGCGATGTAGCCcagggcgaccgtttgcgtcttGGGTACCTCCAGCGGTGCCGACGCATTTTTTGACCGGGGACAGCGTCAAGCtcgctaatggcgttttacgtcccgtcgaggactgccgccggcgattaactgttcccacacgacgacgatcgttcccgcgcttgcccaatacattggcaagtttcgccgTCGTTTCGCGCACGCGGGAAACGCCCTGCGcgccaacgccgtttcccgccccgccgtggctatatattgtggacaccggcgggggcgacgggcacacctcaagctaccatccatccatggccgaccacatgaattgggagcatgttgttcacatgtgccgccagctccacccgaaggaggaggtagccgccgccggcgttgaggcccagcagctggacctggaggtggcggcggcaaggcggaggtcgcggaggcggaggcggaggcggcagagcgcgcggaagggcgcctcgcggcgaccagggcggagatcgccaacgccatggccgagctcgccgacaccagggccgagctcgcggaggcgcggcGGCCATCGCGGCCCTCGGCCGgcgccgtcatccacgacatcgcggatGACGACGCCCCCGGACCCATGCGCTTCGAGTGCGCCGGCGAGCAGCGGAttctgctcgcgtccttcgagtccctggctggggacgcccagcgccgtcaggcttgggtggaggaggaggaagcccatagctatgcgatggccatggctcggggttaatgtgctccgaccCGGACTCGCTCCCGgcgtaggggcccttctcccgcgcgggtcgagcagaGAACCGCGAGCCGGaggccgccatcgccgccagggacggcggtggcggcggcagctagggacagggcccgcttcGCCGCCGACATGGCGGCGATCCAGCGGCGGTCCAGCGAACGAGGACGCGGCGCAGCGGTCTGTgcagcggcggaggaggaggctcgggcggcggaggcggcggtccgagcggcggaggaggaggaggagggacgggcggcggcggaggagggacgggcggcggcggaggaggcctcGGCGACGGCCCCGTGGGACAGCGCCAcggccgaggccctcgaacgccgcaggcggcaggacgagatgtcccgtcgccggcgtgcgcggcgcgcggagtgcgcgaagcgctcccacTTCGACGACGCCGCCGGCCCTTCCGACGGCCAGTAGTAGggcgcgcgactgcgagtaaccgaggccggtgtaggTCGCGCGACGGCGtgtaggtacggccgttgtagttttaggttaactcgactaaccatctctgtaaagatggtccttttggccaatcaatagtaatgaaaaaaatcttttgcttatctagtcactgccgaccgggcctggatgtacccaacgcggacacattccgcgaccgccgagcgtccgcggagacgcaaacctggcgcatatttgggccaggtttgcgtctccgtggacggcccggtcactttgcgtcgccccgctggagcaggccccagacgcatttccggtcacggcggacgaaaacggtcgctcagcgtccgtttgcgtcgcgccgctggagatgcccttattcaTCGGATTCTTGGGGGACCTCGGTAGCCGCATAATCAGGACAAGCTGATGTCCACACTagaaattttcttttctttttttattgTGGTGATCATATTTGGATTTGAATTAATCTTGTGGCAAAAGTTATATTTCTGAGAATAATTCTGAAATAAGTGGAGGGGATTTTGAGCTGCAATGGTGCCACAATGTGCATATTAACTCCTAAAAGATTGTCTAACATGCTATTCTACACATGAAAATGCACACACGCATGCAGAGTACGCAAATTCATCAGGGGAAGCTATAACTAAAGTTTTTATTGGATGCTCTAAATTGGTACATTTGCACGGGAGGTCTGGGCTCGGTTCCAACATTCGCACAATCATGCTGTGCTGGTTGCTGCTACCTCTGCCTCGGTCAACAGGGCAAAGCTGCGTCGTGGCAAGAGCTGTGAGCAAAAGAAGGAAAAT
This Lolium perenne isolate Kyuss_39 chromosome 1, Kyuss_2.0, whole genome shotgun sequence DNA region includes the following protein-coding sequences:
- the LOC127338502 gene encoding 3-hydroxyacyl-[acyl-carrier-protein] dehydratase, mitochondrial-like; amino-acid sequence: MRASTVDHLAHHDAAAARDLRPGTPPPTSSRCNLQHLHGQRPLAGQHLHHHDAQTSRALAGPQGPDPAQPSPTTPGAAAPRHTRTATASRPKPAPPRPPRRRARRTPHPAAAVPPIRELYYFKNKSRRKAATSASASGPATTTSLKVGDALRSGRRRFTEADVAAYAAVSGDRNPVHLDDAFARGAGGFARGRVVHGMLAASLFPALIASRFPGAVYASQSLRFAAPVYVGDEAAAEVRALNIKSAGGRHIVKFTTKCFANGHEDGKDTLAIDGEAMVFLPTLQLGSEAIAE